In Fragaria vesca subsp. vesca linkage group LG1, FraVesHawaii_1.0, whole genome shotgun sequence, the sequence ATATACATATATAGTTGAGTTTGCTGCATCTATCTAGATTGTATTTTTTTAGCTTTTAGAACAAATCTCTCAAATCTGCTTGTATCGATCCAAAAATAAAAATTGAATCAGCAAGAATCACGGTCAGGGCCTAATCAAATTGGATTGTATTCACTTTCTGTGTTTTGGACTGTTTGATCTTATTTTCATTTCCACGGATTTGTTTTAGGTGCTAACTTTTATCCAGTAATGACTGTTACGAAACTAGTACAGATTTAGATGGGTTTACAGACATGCTAATGAGCTAATCCTACCATGATGTATTTATTTTATTTTTTCTATTTGCTGGATTCTTCTTGCTTTGTTTTGAACTAAATATATAAAAGTAAAAAGTTCACCAGTCAATGGCTTTGTTTTGTTTTGTTGTTGTTCTCCAAATGTGTTGCTTGTAGCTTCATAAACATCATGATCAATACATAATTATCGATGCAATATTGATAAGAGCACAAAGTGCTACGTTTATAATATATTTCCGACCCTATTTAGCTATATAATTTCTTTAACAATATTCATATTAACTAAGTTTGTGCTTTTAGGTCATAAATAAAGTCGAAGAGCTTAAAAGAGACAAAAGATGAGACATCTTGAAGGAAAAGGAATCCATGTCGTATAAGGAAAGAAATCAGAAAATCTGCCATAAATTGTCAGTTAAATTCGACAGAAGATTGTGATCAACTTAAGACGATCCAGGAGATGTGCCATATATCAATGAAAATCTACAAGAGTCTACTTTCCATAACTTTTTACGGATCGTCAATACCTATTTTGGAGAAGAAGTTATGACCGTTTGAGTGGTCAAATGTCAGTTTGCCCGAATTTCTGATTTGGACCAAACTTCTATTTCGAGGCCCAAACCACATTGGTAAGCCCATGGATGAGTTTTGAGGGTTTAATAACCCTAATCACAGCTGAAAAGAGGGAGGACTTGAAGATTAGAGGAGGCGAGCGATCTCACATCATCAGAACCTCCATAGTTGCGGACTCGCACAAGGAAGCCGCCAAGCCATCATTGATCTCTCAATCATCCACGGTTTACCTTTCCTTTGTCATCTTTTATTCTCCTTGTGTGATTTTGTAGCCATGTGTGGCAGATTTCTCTTAGTTAGGGGCAAAATTTGAAGCCCCAAGAATGTTTTAGATATTGTTTTGAATCTTGATTTCGAATTATTAAGTCTTTCAAATTGTTTATTTGGTTTTGTTTTATGGAGAACTTTTGCTTGTTTATGTTCATGTATGCGCAACATAGAACATTATAAACTTGTGAGTGGGGCTAGAATTAGGTTGTTTAATCTCTTAAACGGTTAATACGGCTTAATTTAAGGTAGTAAAACCTATAGGACAATAGGTGAAACCAAATAGAGAGACTTGCATGCTAGGTATGTGTTCCATACTAATTTTGCATTCTTGTTCAATTAAATTTCTATTGATCTTAATGCTTAGAATAATTTGTTGATAGGATAGCGTCTATACTTTGATCGATTATTCTAAAGGCTAAGTAACGGTGCGTTCATCTTACTTGAGTAATCCAGGAAAATAATAAAGACTTACGCAGTGCGTTCACGGTTTGTTCTTGATTGATACCGATTTGTGACTTAATGATTAAAGTTTTGGTTGTTAACATGTCTTGAAACATACTTGGTGGTGGTCTCATTCATCTGATCTATTCTGCTTTATTTGTTTCTTTGTTTTCTCTTGTTTATAATCACAAAACTCATATCTCTAGTATTATCATCTTTTGTTTTCTCTCGTTTTGTAATTAATGTAAATTGTAAAAGTACCCTTAATCCCCGGTTTTTGTAACGATACCCTTATTTGCTATTGTGAGGGTTCTTTTTGATTGAAAGGTAACTAGGCCAAAATTAACTCAGAGATTTGGATTACTGAGTTAATCTTGTGCATGATTCAAAGACGAAAGAAGCTTGTAGCATGAGCCGGCGTGGGAGCTAAAGGCACACTGCAGTGATGAGAATTAGACTGAGTTTTAGGGTTAGATTTATGGGAAGGATCTGGGTTTCAAGGATGGGGATCGAAAGATGGCTGAAAAAGCGGTTTTGGCTTGAAGGTTTGAAGGCATGAAAGGTTGAGTGTTTTAGGGATTTTTCTGGGTTGGTTGCTTCATCCTTTTGCAGCTCTCATACCTCTCTTCTTATAGAGTTCAATTGGTGGGTTTTGCGATGGGTCGCGATGCGTAATCCATTGTGTGTTGCGTAAAAATTGTACACAGTGAGCGAAAATGTCACCAAACATAATTTCACTCGTATTCATTTTGTGAATAGAGTTTTAATTATTTCGGGTTCGACCCATTCAAGACAGAATGTGTCTCTTAATTATATTCCCTCAAGGTAGGGAAACACCTTTTGATTCCATTTATAAAGAAACCAAAAATGTGGATGAAATTTGTTTTTGTAGCTGCACCCGAATATTTGAATGGGTTGCCTACGTACCCTTGGAGAGGGATCAAGCCACTCGTAGTTCAAGAGTTCCAACAAGTGAATGACTCTGGAGGGCTTTGATTTTGGAATGAGAGTAGTGTAATGTGTTTGGATTTGTATCTGAAGGCATTTGAGCTTTGGAGCGAGACTTTAGCTTTAGGTGATCCGGGAATTTATTTGGAGTGATGGTTGCATCTAGATTTAAATCCAGACTACCTACATACCCTGTGAAGGGATCAAACCTATGTAATTCAAAGATTTGGGAGTGAATTTGATTTTTTTCTGGTGTTTTAGGAATTTGACTGGAGTTATTTGGACTGGCCGAATTTGATTGGTGGTGTCAGAGATTCTGTTTGGAATGGTGGTTGCATCTAATGGGTCGCTAGATTGCCTACGTACCATTTGTGGGATCAAACCGACCGTAGTTCATTAGTTTGGGTTTGCGGTTACCAGCTTTTTGAGTTTGACAGATATATTTTTGAATCTATCAACTGTATTCCTTGTGGACACCCAATTTTACAGAGTGTCTGCTGATTTGATTTAGGCACCCGTCGTGCTAAGCTTTGCAGTTGGGCCTTGAGACTTGAAGAGGGCTTTAACACTGCTGCATTTTGAGGCGGTCTACGGGTAATTTGGTGGAGCCTGATCATTTAATTTACGACCCGAGATATAAGATGGGCTTGGTTCCAATTGTTGTTAAGGAGGCCCAATAGTCCGAGTGCGAGGGAGCCTGACTTATGAGTTTTAGTTTAATTCATACGTTAGGCACCATTCTTCTGTGAAAGAGGAAGACCCGTACACATGCACCATAGAGTTTGAGTGCCATGTATAGTTTCCATGATTTGCATGATACTTGAATCGATGGAGTAGGGTACAAGAAAATAGATACACCCGTGTGTAGATTTTGATGTAGCTCCACGTATATAATTAACAAGTAGTTTGAGAGGGGTATGGAGTTTACCCCTCAACATGATGTTTGCCGATCTCTCCTTGTACACGAGGTGATCTTGTTTTCCTCCTCCATTTTGTGCTTTAGTTTTTCCCAGCAAAGAGTTGACTGTATTACAGATAGACGTCCACCACAGGCAGGCTTGTTTATGTGCAAATCATGCAAGTAGATCCACCATCTCGGCTGTGAACGAGGGTTTGTACAGACTTTGTGTTTTTTTACAAAAGCCGTTGATCATTTGCTTGACGTCGATGAAGAGGTAACCTATTGGAAAGCAAACCGGACGACGAGCTACACTTCCGCCCCCTAGTACGCTGGACGCACCGCGTATAGGTATCGGAAGCGAGCTAGAGAGCACATGTGAGGCAGACCAGAAGATGAGCTACACTACCACCCCCTAATACGCTGGACGCACCGCGTATAGGTATCGGTAGCAAGCTAGAGAGTGAACCGGAGGACGTTGCGAGTAAGCCAGAAGACGAGCTACACTTCCGCCCCCTAATCTGGACGCACCGCGAATAGGTATCGGTAGCGAGCCAGAGTGCGCAAGCAGCTAAGTTGACCCTTCTTTATTGTTGTAGTTGTGTATGAGGGCTTAGTAGTGACTTTCTGTCTTTGCCCAAAAGTCGTCATTGATTATTGGCATAGATGATTGAAGAGGAGAGAATAGCGGCGTCATTGCTACATAAAAGAAGCATCTCTTTTCTGCACCATAAAAGAGAAGCATCTCTTTTCTGCACCATAAAAGAGAAGATCAGTAATTTCAGGTGATAACCAAGATCATATACCTGTGATCTTTTTGAAGCTTCTTCTGCTAACGCAATGTCGCCAGGCCAGTTTAAGTGAAGCTTGATTGTTGTAGAGCTTCAGTTGTTGACTGCCGTTGTAGAGGCTCGGTGTTGAGTACCCTGCCCTTTCTCTTTCTCTCTCTTTCCTTTCACCATCTCTACTCGTCTCTCCTATTTTCTTTTTGCGTCTTCTGATGTCGCTCTGTTTCTCCGTCCTTTTTCGCCTCACAGTAAACCTCCTTTTATAGAGGCTTAACGATCAGGTGGGATGATGATGATATCTCAAAATTTGAATTTCAAATATCAAACAGATTGCATATACATCCCCATGTGAAGAAAGAAACTTGCTGAAAGTATGTTTGGACGTGGCTGATTTTTGTGTTGCCACCAAACTCATTTTGCATTCTTGAATTTGAAAGAGATGGAGGTAATCTCGTTCGGTGGATAAGCCAGCTAGTATTTGAATGTTTAGATGGAGTACTTTGTATATTTTTAAAAAGAAACTCACTGAGAGTTCAACTCTTTGATTATGATCAAAGGTTGACTACTTCAAGTTAAATTCTTCTCCTTACGTGAGCTAGGTCCTCACCCGGCCCATTAATCGATCATATAATTTTGATACCGTGAATTTTTTTCAACACCGTGTAAAATGATTGTTTTTCTCAAGCACATGATCTTAGCCTCAAAACCTGGCAGAGAAAGGCTGACCTTGAGAGATGGGAGAGATGACTCACTGCAGAGGCGCTACGAGGGCGGCTGCAGAGACAGAAATCTTGAAACGAGGCAGACCAAGTAACTTGAATCCCACGATTTCGTCATCCAAGGATGAAAGAGCTGCCTTGGAACCAGTCACTGACCTTCTTCTTCCTCAGATTGGGAGTGAATGATACTTTTCTGTTGTGCAAAGCTTATCGTCGTACTGCTACGGGGAAAAAATAAAGTGGTATCTGGTTCAACCATGGGAATGCAGAAAAGGATTGAGTTTTTCCTAAAAGAAGAGAGTTTGGGCTTTTCTAAAAGAAAAAGGGTGTTGGGCTTTGGATTCAAAGATATTTTAGGTTTAAAAGATGAGCAGTCCAATTCTCACGTTCTTCACCGATTCGTCGCCGACTTAAGTCTTCGGGCTTGAGTTTCGGGTCCAAGACCGAAATTTCTTAACAATATTAAATCGGCGGACGAGCGTTATGTGCCTCCGTAACCATCCACACCATACCCACTTCTACAAGCCCCAATGATGCGTGTATGCAGCTTGGACCCAGATGAATGCATGGGTATGTTCGCTTGGATTAAATCAAGGATTTAACCTAAAATTGTATGAAATTATCGCGTGACAAAGTATTAATTGATCGCATAATTTTTTGGGTATCAACAGCTATATACTACAATTGACATAAAAAAGATTTTAATTAAAACGCCCGGTTTCGGTCTCTATCAAATGTTCTCTTGCACTCTCCGTTTCTTTTCTCTTCATATCAAGTGCATCTTGTTAACCATTGATTTCAATATTCTTTGGCTACTGTTATTCTTACTTTAATCACTTGTGTGTGTATACACAATATAATAAAAATACACACACTTTTGAGTAATAAGTAATAAGTGTACATTTGGTGTATTATATTCATTGATAGTATCTGCACTAGGATAAGTCTATCATTTGTTAGTATGTCCACTAGTATAAGTTTGTTCTTTTGTGGCAAAGATGGTAAGGAAAAAGATCACTAATGACAACACTACTTGGTGGTGGATTTTCAAGTCTCTAACGTCTCATTCATCTGATCTTTTCTGCTTTATTTTGTTTCTTTGTTTTCTCTTATTTATAATCACAAAACTCATATCTCTAGCACGTACTATCATCTTTTGTTTTCTCTTGTTTTATAATTAACGTAAATTGTAAAGGTACTCTCAATCCCCGATTTTTGTAATGATACCCTTATTTTATTTGCAATATACTACAATTGACACAAAAGAGTTTTTAATTGAAACGCCCGGTTTCGGTCACTATCAAATGTTCTCTTGCACTTTGTTTCTTTTCTCTTCATATCAAATGCATCTTGTTAACCATTGATTTCAATATTCTTTGGCTACTGTTATTCTTACTTTAATCACTTGTGTGTGTGTATACACAATATAATAAAAATACACACACTTTAATTACTATATCTTCATTGATAGTATATGCACTAGGATAAGTCTGTCATTTGTTAGTTATAAGTCTGTTCTTTTTTGGCAAAGATGGGAAGGAAAAAGATCACTAATGACAACACTATTGAGATGACCTACCTTGAAAATGGGCAAGGTGGATCCAAAACTACTACTTGGAATCCTCAAAGTGTAGCAATTTTTTGTGACTTGTGTATCAAAGAGGTGGGAAAAGGACAATGTCCCGGCACACACTTTAGCAAAGAAGGATGGTCAAGTTTGGTTGCAAACTTTCATGTGGAGACTGGAAACAATTATAACAAATCACAATTGAAGAATAAGTGGGATTTGCTGAAAAAAAAAATGGAAGATATGGAAAGATCTAATTGGGAAGGACATTGGCCTAGGTTGGAATCCTACTAAGAACACTGTTGATGCATCTGAGGAATGGTGGAAAAATAAAATACCAGGTATATTATGATACATTCCATTACTTTATATTTACTTTAGTATTATGTTTATGTACTGACAGTTACAATTTCTATAAAATGTAGATAAATCCTCAATATGCAAAATTGAGGGTTAGAGGCATTAATCCTGAAATGGAGGCAAAGTTAGATATGATGTTCAATGGTGATGTAGTTACTGGAAAATATGCATGGACACCTTCATCTGGTCTACCACCCCCTCAAAATAGGAGTGTTCATGATGATGTTATTCCACTAGAAGCTAGTGGTGATTCAAAGAAGTCCAATCCTAATGAAATTGCAGAGGTAACTCAATTTTATAAAGAGATGGGTAAAAAGAGAACAAACAAGCAGCTTGACACACAAGCATTGAAAGGGAAAAAAAATAGGAGGTGCTGCAAAATTTACCCTACAAATTAATCGTCTTGTTGAGACAAGGGGTTCTGCATCATCAACGTTGATTAATGGTTCACAATGATGCAGCGTGTTTGAAGTGATGAAGGTAGTTGAAGGTTTGTGAGGAATGGAAATTGGTAGTCCACTGTGGTGGTGTGAAACTGAGCTATTTTGCTCACAAGAAAATAGAGAAATGTTTTCTGTGATGAAAGACCCTTAGATGAAGCTTCAATTTATTCTTCGTAATCAAGAAAGGGAACACAATAAGTAGATATACGTACCCTGATGGATGTTACACAGTTACCAATTATGTCATGCATCATTCTAAATGTTTTTATATACTTAAGGAGAAGGTGCAAGCCGGAAAAAGGAATGTACAAGAGCGGTTCCAACATTCTGGCGAGACTGCTAGCAGATATTTTAGTGAATTAATTGCTAGATGTGATTTGTGTTATGGCAACAGAACTCATAAAACCTCTTGATCCTGAGTTCAACAACAGATGAGAAGGAAAATAAACTGCAAAAAGTTTCTACATACAACAACAGAGCAGCACACTGAGTCATTGACAGTGATGCTCACAAATCTGTTAAATACATGCCATAACATCATAGTGCTTCATTGGTCATGATTCTCACACTTCAGACTCAACCAGTATGCATTATGTTGTCTACGAATGCATGGGATCGGAGAACATCTTAGAAACAAGCTCATCATCAAGCTAGTGATGATGCAAGGAAGCAACGTCTGACAAATATCAAGATCTGAGAAGACAAATTGTTAAGGGATCTGCGACAAAGTGATCATTTCTGAAACCAACCAGTTCATATATCAGATTCATATATCGGATCTCTAGCATGTAGAAAATGGATCTATATATCTGCAACTGTAATAGTAGTGTAGTAGTCTTGGCTTAGCTTGGATCCAAGTTCGTACGTGCTAGCTTGCATGAACATGGCAGATATTGTTGAAGCGTTTTCATAAATGATTGCTGGTGTCAATTACCAGATAGTTGGGTACGAACTGCATTCGATCGTATAAGTTCTGCAACATGGAACTATTATCGAGAGAATCTACTATCGTTTGTCCACATACATGTTTCGAGTTGTCTATGATTTACAGTTTAGATCTATGTATATTGTCGACACGAGATAGGAAAGTAGTAGATTATGGTGGTAGGAGATTCGCAATTGCTTATTCATGCTCTGACTGGTCGCTCCTCTACTCCCTGGCATATCAAAAGCATTATTCAGGATATCTGGGGTCTTGCAGGGCGATTTCGTTCGATCTCGATTCATCATGTGTGGCGCGAGGCCAACATTTTAGCAGATAGTTTAGCCTTTTTAGGTCATAAAATGAATAACCAGTCTGTTTGGTTGAACTCTCTTCCTTTGTACTTGTCTCCCCCGCCTTTCAACTTGATCTTTCTGAGGGTGGTGTAGCTCAAGGGCTTTTGTTGTATCAAAAAAAAAAAAAAACTCTAGAATTACTGATGAACTTCAAGAAAGTCTTGGACAGTTACAGTTGTGCTACATTAGTAGACGATGATGAAATTTTATTTTTGTTTTTAAGGTTTCTCTTTTTTATCCTATTTTTGTGGACTACGCTGAATAGTAAGTCTCCCTAGTTATTGTTTTGGGCGTTTTTTGGCTCCTCTTTTGAGTTTATCCCCTTTGAAACCATTAATGAAGTTATTTCATTAATTCGCAAAAATATGAAATGAAACCAAAATTGGAGCGAATCGAAATTGGCAACAAAAGCAAAGTGCCAAAGAATTGAAGAACATAACAACACAACTAAAGCTATATAGAATACAATCCGTTATTCAAAAAATCCAAGCATCAAACCCAATTAGCTAGCAACTACAAAATAGCACAAACAACAAGCAAAGTATCTACCTTTGCAATTCAACCAATGCTCAATCATGCTCCCAAAAAACCCCAAACTGGCAAATAGACAGAGCACTAAAGAGAGTCTAAATGCACTAGAAAATATGGGTACGTTAAGGCGGCAATGGAAGGGTATAATCAGCAATTTTCTCCCAATATTTGAGCGTTGTATCTTTGTACTTGATTTTGTACAACGCGAGTTTAGCTATGGTGAAACTCAAGCTGGCAATGCTTTCATCCAAAATGCTAACTTTTTCTACAGCTTTTCTCTTCTCTTCTTCTGTTAGATTGCCATAAAGGAGACTCAAATATGGTCTACCATCTGCAGAGGAGGGTGGACAAATCAAATATCATACAATAGAACAATTAGCACAACATACAGCTCTGGTCCATTTCAAAACAAATGTATCAACTCTATAAAAAATAATTTTTAAAACAGTTTGATGTATAAAGAAGAGGAACTTACTCGCGTGGAATCCAAAATGTCCATTGGATATGCCAGTTGTGTAATCTAGCTGCAAATAGAAAAAAGTTCAATGATCTAATATTACTCACCGTGATTTAAGACAAATGAGAGTAATTGAATACGCGGCTCTGTTACTACCTAGATATAAAATTATAGGTGCCATAAACAAAAAGCTGAAAGAAATCTTTAAATCAAATTCATTGTTTCAAATTAGTCAATCATACATACATCTATCTTAAACAACACTTGAAATCTTATATGAAGAAAAGACAAAACATCAAAATCATAACAAGAAAAACTAAACACCTGACTGTATGCTTCTGGTGATGTATCAATGAGTAGAGAAACACATTGGTGATAAAAATTTGTGGTAACCACCAGATTAACTTTTGCTTGGTAGGCATGGAAATTTTTAGAACAGAGAGATCTAAATTTGTCAAGCACATCTTCATCCGTCATACGAATAGATCCTACAACAGGAATATGTGGCTCGATCTCTGGCCCACCAAACTCGGTTTTGAGACCTTCCATCACCTTCTTGATCCTGAGAGACACTTCAGCCGTTGGGATTGCCCATATTGAATATGAGTTCCATTCCAAATCCATTATTGAAGGACTGGATAAAGAGTCTGTCAGTGGAGAGAAGTTTGCCTATAAAATCAGCACAAAACATCAAGAGTATGCATGTAAGGTATTTCCGAACTAAAAATACAATTTGAACACACTTACTGACAAACTAATTCAAGCATTCGGATAGAAAGAAGAAAAGAAAATTAGCAAACTGTACCACACTGAAATTGTCTCTTCTCTCGAGCTTGTGGTCTCCCAAGACTGAAGCTATACTGTTCACATAAACAACAGCTACAATATCATCAGAAGTCGAACAAGGCGTGTTATGAAAGAGAGTATCTTTAAGCCTTTCGCTACCAAGGTCGTAGGAGAGTACAAGTCCCATAAAGTTAAGTCCCGTAAAGTCATTCAGAAAAATCTCATTGCTATTAAGCAATGCGAATGGCTTCGGAGTGGGTTCAAGAGTTATGTGTTTCTTCCAAGCACCCTTCGGACCACCAAGTTCATCCAGAACCCATATTTCAAAAGAATATTCACGTTCAGGTTTATAATCATCAACCAATACAAAAAGGGCAAGGGATTCGTTCCACACTCGAAGAGCCACATTAGGTCGATCAAAACTGTCAGGTAACATGATATTATGAAATACCTCATTTTGAATATCCAATAAAATGATGACCTGCCTAATGAGGTCCTCGTATGCATCCAACACATTCAGTTCTTTGTGTTGCTCATGTCCAAGCCAATAAAGCATTTGCTTGAATTGGATCTGGAAACTTTCAAGCCTAAAGACAGTGGTTTCTGTTTCTAAAGCATTGGTGTTGATCTTTGTCCAAGAATCAGTACTCAAAGAGTATATTGCTGCCTTAGCACGATTATGAATATCATATCCCTCATCCCTCCAATTTGAAGCATAACTTAGTCCAATGTTAACAACTTTGTATTCGTTCAATTTAGCATCATATCCAAAACCCTGAACATCCGTGGAGTGCGACACATCGTCACCCCAAATAACATCTGGAGGGTCGTCACCCCACGTACTAACTGGAAGGTATGGAAAGGGGGGAAGAAGCTTAAATTCTTGAATTNNNNNNNNNNNNNNNNNNNNGAAAAGATTTAACTAGAAGTAGACAGATTATTCCATTGCAATGGCCTACCATATGAACTGCTTCCCCTTTAGTCTTTAGACTCATACAAAGAGGAATCTTGATGTCCTCGACACTAGAAACAATAATTCTGTCCTCACCATTGTCAATACTGTCGTTATTGCATAAATTAAGCAACGAAAATACTAGCTCATCTTCTTTTTTATTTTCTTCTTCTTCTTCTTCAGTGTTATTAGTCGTGTCCTTGGAGATTAAACGTTTCATGACGAGCAGATGCTTTGAATTGTAATTGTAACTGGAGAGGTGCTTAGCTACGAACCTGGGATTGTTGATCAGTGAATACCACCTTTTAGAAGCGCATTTGAATCGCATCAGAGCCTTGGGAGGCAGAGTTGACATGATTTTCTCCACTAGATTTTCATCAACCTCTATCATTTCTGCCACGTTCAACCTCTTCAATTAAAAGTTATAAAAGAGCAAATTCATTACAATAGATCACAACGATGATACTAGTTATAAAAACAATGGTGCTTAGAGAATTATTAAACGAAATCGGCTCTGACTATAGAGAATTATGTACCTAAGTCCTTAACCTGC encodes:
- the LOC101295378 gene encoding uncharacterized protein LOC101295378 yields the protein MIEVDENLVEKIMSTLPPKALMRFKCASKRWYSLINNPRFVAKHLSSYNYNSKHLLVMKRLISKDTTNNTEEEEEENKKEDELVFSLLNLCNNDSIDNGEDRIIVSSVEDIKIPLFSTWGDDPPDVIWGDDVSHSTDVQGFGYDAKLNEYKVVNIGLSYASNWRDEGYDIHNRAKAAIYSLSTDSWTKINTNALETETTVFRLESFQIQFKQMLYWLGHEQHKELNVLDAYEDLIRQVIILLDIQNEVFHNIMLPDSFDRPNVALRVWNESLALFVLVDDYKPEREYSFEIWVLDELGGPKGAWKKHITLEPTPKPFALLNSNEIFLNDFTGLNFMGLVLSYDLGSERLKDTLFHNTPCSTSDDIVAVVYVNSIASVLGDHKLERRDNFSVANFSPLTDSLSSPSIMDLEWNSYSIWAIPTAEVSLRIKKVMEGLKTEFGGPEIEPHIPVVGSIRMTDEDVLDKFRSLCSKNFHAYQAKVNLVVTTNFYHQCVSLLIDTSPEAYSQLDYTTGISNGHFGFHANGRPYLSLLYGNLTEEEKRKAVEKVSILDESIASLSFTIAKLALYKIKYKDTTLKYWEKIADYTLPLPP